A stretch of [Clostridium] scindens DNA encodes these proteins:
- a CDS encoding helix-turn-helix transcriptional regulator, with product MEISEVIKEARIKKGMTQQQLADAVYVTRQTISKWELGKSIPDEASLSLLYQCLEIDNEEKKILKKLAINKQNAFLLIIAIVFSPAVIGIRYCLFKMGKLEDQRFKIWIQSVGFVLFAFYLRTLKDNIAYIFVSITAICYLAYQYYMLSLDRATE from the coding sequence ATGGAAATTTCAGAAGTGATAAAAGAGGCCAGAATAAAAAAGGGAATGACGCAGCAGCAACTGGCAGATGCTGTATATGTTACCAGGCAGACTATTTCAAAATGGGAGTTGGGAAAAAGTATCCCTGATGAAGCATCATTAAGTCTGTTGTACCAATGTTTGGAGATTGACAATGAAGAGAAAAAAATATTAAAGAAACTTGCCATTAATAAGCAGAACGCATTTTTACTTATTATCGCTATTGTATTTTCTCCGGCGGTAATAGGAATTCGCTATTGTTTATTTAAAATGGGGAAACTTGAAGATCAAAGATTCAAGATTTGGATTCAAAGTGTTGGATTCGTTCTGTTTGCTTTTTACTTGAGAACTTTGAAAGATAATATAGCTTATATTTTCGTTTCTATAACTGCAATTTGTTATTTGGCTTATCAATATTATATGCTTAGTCTGGACAGAGCAACGGAATAA
- a CDS encoding MerR family transcriptional regulator: MTADEISERYQIPLKVLKKYEEWGLCRAVKMTMDKWRYDNQDLEHLSMIMTLHDMGFTSLEVETYMKLLLAGDSTKWERMKMLNEKRSQALDEIHLKERQLERMDYLRNEIRNNK; this comes from the coding sequence TTGACTGCCGATGAAATCAGTGAGAGGTATCAGATCCCACTAAAAGTCCTAAAGAAATATGAGGAATGGGGATTGTGCCGTGCTGTAAAGATGACCATGGATAAGTGGCGGTATGACAATCAGGATTTAGAACACCTTAGTATGATTATGACGCTTCATGACATGGGTTTCACCAGTCTGGAAGTGGAAACTTATATGAAACTGCTGCTTGCCGGGGATTCTACAAAATGGGAACGGATGAAGATGTTGAATGAAAAGCGCAGCCAGGCTCTGGATGAAATCCATCTGAAAGAACGGCAACTGGAAAGAATGGACTATTTAAGAAATGAAATACGAAATAACAAATAA
- a CDS encoding aldo/keto reductase has product MMEYVTLSNGVKMPVLGYGTFTISNEETERCVTDAIHVGYRSIDTAQAYYNEEGVGNAVHKAIEAGIVKREELFLTTKIWVANAGYEKAKASIEESLQKLQTDYIDLLFVHQPYNDYYGTWRAMEEAYKEGKAKAIGVSNFYADRYLDLASFAEIKPMVNQLETHVFQQQKTIRPYLDKFGTQIEAWAPFAKGEKNLFSHPVLTEIGAKYGKNAGQTALRFMIQSGIVVIPKSTHKERMAENLNVFDFVLTEDEMKQIEGMDEGSNIFMDHENPAHIENFFSRFGIM; this is encoded by the coding sequence ATGATGGAATATGTAACATTAAGTAATGGCGTAAAAATGCCTGTACTTGGATACGGTACATTTACAATCAGCAATGAAGAAACGGAGCGTTGTGTGACTGATGCAATCCATGTGGGGTATCGCAGTATTGATACAGCTCAGGCATACTACAACGAAGAAGGTGTAGGAAATGCCGTTCACAAAGCGATTGAAGCAGGAATAGTAAAAAGAGAAGAGCTGTTCCTTACAACAAAAATCTGGGTTGCCAATGCCGGATATGAAAAAGCAAAAGCATCTATTGAGGAATCTTTACAGAAATTGCAGACCGATTATATTGACCTTCTGTTTGTCCATCAGCCATACAATGATTATTATGGTACATGGAGGGCAATGGAGGAAGCATATAAAGAAGGTAAGGCAAAAGCAATCGGTGTAAGTAATTTCTACGCAGACAGATACCTTGACCTTGCATCCTTTGCAGAAATTAAGCCTATGGTAAATCAGCTTGAAACGCATGTGTTTCAGCAGCAGAAAACAATCAGACCGTACCTTGATAAGTTCGGAACACAGATTGAGGCATGGGCACCGTTTGCCAAAGGCGAGAAGAACCTGTTTTCTCATCCGGTACTTACGGAGATTGGTGCAAAGTATGGCAAGAATGCAGGACAGACAGCGCTTCGCTTTATGATTCAGAGCGGCATTGTGGTGATTCCAAAATCTACCCATAAAGAGCGTATGGCAGAGAACTTAAATGTGTTTGATTTTGTGCTTACAGAAGATGAAATGAAACAGATTGAAGGGATGGATGAGGGCAGCAATATTTTCATGGACCATGAGAATCCGGCCCACATCGAGAACTTCTTCTCCAGATTTGGGATTATGTAA
- a CDS encoding sugar-binding domain-containing protein, with protein MKLVSCSREKLYLQETFFAARSAKNQEWVLEFEGVYSQAEIFLNGVLVGTNTYAYNSFYIPLQRLRYGEENEIAVSASASVHAAGDFHGGYGTAVYWVD; from the coding sequence ATGAAGTTGGTGTCATGTTCCAGGGAAAAATTATATTTACAGGAAACGTTTTTTGCGGCAAGGTCGGCAAAAAATCAGGAATGGGTACTGGAATTTGAAGGCGTGTATAGTCAGGCGGAAATATTTTTGAATGGAGTTTTGGTCGGTACGAATACATATGCCTACAACAGCTTTTATATTCCTTTACAGAGGTTGCGCTATGGAGAAGAAAATGAAATTGCTGTTTCTGCTTCTGCTTCGGTGCATGCAGCTGGGGATTTCCATGGGGGATATGGAACTGCTGTCTATTGGGTTGATTAA
- a CDS encoding nitroreductase family protein translates to MMEFFEVVKNRYACKKFDGRPVAKEQLDAILEAGRLAPTAKNLQEQRIYVVQSEEGLAKIDKATPCRYGAATVVVVAFDTTNVFTYPGEKRDSGVEDATIVATHMMLAAKAEGVDSCWINFFDPEVSAKELGLPENEEVLMILDLGYPVEGTTPLAMHTQRKELSETVTYM, encoded by the coding sequence ATGATGGAGTTTTTTGAAGTAGTTAAAAATCGGTATGCGTGTAAAAAATTTGATGGACGCCCAGTGGCAAAGGAGCAGCTTGATGCAATCCTTGAAGCAGGGAGACTGGCACCGACAGCGAAGAACCTGCAGGAGCAGCGTATCTATGTTGTACAGTCAGAAGAAGGTCTTGCCAAAATTGACAAGGCAACTCCCTGCAGATATGGTGCGGCAACGGTTGTCGTTGTAGCGTTTGATACAACAAATGTATTTACATATCCGGGAGAAAAGCGTGATTCAGGTGTTGAGGATGCAACAATTGTAGCAACTCATATGATGCTGGCTGCAAAAGCGGAAGGTGTTGATAGTTGTTGGATTAACTTCTTCGATCCGGAAGTGTCAGCGAAAGAACTTGGACTGCCTGAAAATGAGGAAGTCTTAATGATTCTTGACCTGGGCTATCCGGTAGAGGGAACAACACCACTCGCTATGCATACGCAGAGAAAAGAACTTTCAGAAACAGTTACCTATATGTAA
- a CDS encoding DUF3795 domain-containing protein, with product MKMPNEKIDTIMFAPCGMNCFVCYKHCYHKRPCAGCLNGDMGKPEHCRKCKIKDCIKVKGLSFCFECSAYPCKLIKNLEKSYNKRYQASLMENSEFVRQYGLELFMEEQKEKYTCPKCGGIISIHDRECSDCQEKLE from the coding sequence ATGAAAATGCCAAATGAAAAAATTGACACAATTATGTTTGCTCCTTGTGGAATGAATTGTTTCGTTTGCTATAAACATTGTTATCATAAAAGACCGTGCGCAGGCTGTTTAAATGGTGATATGGGCAAGCCGGAACATTGCCGTAAATGTAAAATAAAAGATTGTATAAAAGTCAAAGGATTGTCTTTTTGTTTTGAGTGTTCCGCATACCCATGTAAGCTGATAAAAAACCTTGAAAAGAGTTATAACAAGAGGTATCAGGCGAGCCTTATGGAAAACAGTGAATTTGTCCGTCAATATGGTTTGGAACTGTTTATGGAAGAACAGAAAGAAAAATATACTTGTCCGAAATGCGGCGGGATTATTTCTATTCATGATAGGGAATGTAGTGATTGTCAGGAAAAATTGGAGTAA
- a CDS encoding ArsR/SmtB family transcription factor: MERECEENLKQIIEGFQECRNAFTALGDETRQLILLKLLESDLSGIRVGEIAKKTHLTRPSVSHHLQILKEAGIVAMRREGTKNYYYLSVDETVWNDIADLVNGIYESIQHISSQS; this comes from the coding sequence ATGGAAAGGGAATGTGAAGAAAACTTAAAACAGATTATAGAAGGATTTCAGGAATGCAGAAATGCTTTTACTGCTCTTGGAGATGAAACAAGACAGCTGATACTGCTTAAGTTGCTGGAAAGTGATTTATCAGGTATCAGGGTAGGAGAAATCGCAAAGAAAACACATCTTACACGGCCCTCTGTTTCGCATCATCTTCAAATATTAAAGGAAGCGGGCATTGTTGCAATGCGCCGTGAGGGAACAAAAAATTATTATTATTTAAGTGTTGATGAAACTGTGTGGAACGATATTGCCGATTTGGTCAATGGAATTTATGAAAGTATACAACACATCAGTTCACAATCATAA
- a CDS encoding DUF4357 domain-containing protein gives MRVLINALGYKVFEPVLQHKKAEDEKDVLYINTGSVKAKGLVTTEGFVVLAGSGVNEKVSEKSLSPGAVKLREKLFREGKVENLKTTEDILFSSSSAAADFLLGYSVSGPRTWKNNQGVSLKELDDK, from the coding sequence GTGAGAGTGCTTATCAATGCTCTTGGTTATAAGGTATTTGAACCTGTTCTCCAACATAAGAAAGCGGAAGATGAGAAAGATGTTCTGTATATTAATACTGGCTCAGTGAAAGCCAAAGGCCTGGTAACAACAGAAGGTTTTGTTGTATTGGCAGGGAGCGGTGTGAATGAAAAGGTATCTGAGAAATCTTTGTCTCCGGGAGCAGTGAAATTGAGAGAAAAATTATTCCGTGAAGGAAAAGTTGAGAATCTGAAAACGACAGAAGATATTCTATTTTCCAGTTCTTCGGCCGCTGCGGATTTTCTTCTTGGATATAGCGTTAGCGGGCCTAGGACATGGAAAAACAACCAAGGGGTATCCTTAAAGGAATTAGATGATAAATAA
- a CDS encoding EFR1 family ferrodoxin (N-terminal region resembles flavodoxins. C-terminal ferrodoxin region binds two 4Fe-4S clusters.), whose translation MILYFSGTGNSEYAAKRIGKEIDDEVTNLFEKIRTNDYCTMKSERPWIIVVPTYAWRIPHIVKKWLENTELEGTKDIYFVMTCGGSIGNAAKYLGKLCVKKNMNYCGCAEITMPENYIALFSTPTEEEALQIIEQAECVIERTALCIKNKEKLSQSEISFKDKMNSGIINNLFYPVFVHAKKFYATDDCISCGKCVNVCPLNNVRIESGKPVWGDHCTHCMACICRCPKEAIEYGKHSHGLNRYTCKKEVR comes from the coding sequence ATGATATTATATTTTTCAGGAACAGGAAACAGCGAGTACGCTGCAAAGAGGATAGGAAAAGAAATAGATGATGAGGTAACAAATCTTTTTGAGAAAATCAGAACCAATGATTATTGTACAATGAAATCTGAACGACCATGGATTATTGTTGTTCCGACTTATGCGTGGAGAATACCGCATATCGTGAAGAAATGGCTGGAGAATACAGAACTTGAGGGAACCAAAGATATTTATTTTGTGATGACCTGTGGGGGAAGTATCGGAAATGCCGCGAAATATCTTGGAAAACTCTGTGTAAAAAAGAACATGAATTATTGTGGCTGTGCAGAAATTACGATGCCGGAGAATTATATTGCATTGTTTTCTACACCGACAGAAGAAGAGGCATTACAGATTATAGAGCAGGCGGAATGTGTAATAGAGCGCACCGCGCTTTGCATCAAAAATAAGGAGAAACTCTCTCAGTCAGAAATCTCTTTTAAAGATAAAATGAACAGCGGAATTATAAATAATCTGTTCTATCCGGTATTTGTACATGCAAAGAAATTTTACGCGACAGATGACTGCATTTCCTGTGGTAAATGCGTCAATGTATGTCCGCTTAACAATGTTCGTATCGAAAGCGGAAAGCCTGTATGGGGAGATCATTGTACACACTGTATGGCATGTATCTGTCGCTGCCCGAAAGAAGCGATTGAATATGGAAAGCATAGCCATGGTTTAAATCGTTATACCTGCAAAAAAGAAGTCCGGTAA
- a CDS encoding SDR family NAD(P)-dependent oxidoreductase has translation MMSNMNTKVWFVTGAGKGIGKAIVNAILKNGDCVIATARNPEEISVPSEYKNRIMTEQLDVSCPDETIYSDVVQKGLERFGQIDFLVNNAGFGGITNFEETSEKMIRDMFEVNVFGLMRVTRAILPIMRRQRNGHIFNIASAAGYSAGPVPYHTSKFAVTGFSTSLAFEVAPFGIRVTNVAPGLFRTNFYDKGRWEIEPDLPINDYDSCRWQTEFVANAQKKEQPGNPDKLAELLIEVAYSENPPLHLAIGEDAPAVIDAYCDKLKSDTDMWREKAVKTGFSTNPS, from the coding sequence ATGATGAGTAATATGAATACAAAAGTATGGTTTGTAACTGGCGCAGGAAAAGGAATAGGAAAGGCTATTGTAAATGCGATTCTGAAAAATGGAGATTGTGTCATCGCAACAGCAAGAAATCCAGAAGAGATAAGTGTTCCGAGCGAGTATAAAAATAGAATTATGACCGAACAATTAGATGTTTCCTGCCCGGATGAAACAATCTATTCGGATGTTGTTCAAAAGGGGCTGGAGAGGTTTGGACAGATTGATTTTTTAGTCAACAATGCAGGGTTTGGCGGCATTACAAATTTTGAGGAAACCAGTGAGAAAATGATTCGAGATATGTTTGAAGTCAATGTATTTGGATTGATGCGGGTAACTAGGGCGATTTTGCCGATTATGCGTAGACAACGCAATGGTCATATTTTCAATATTGCTTCGGCGGCCGGTTATTCCGCTGGTCCGGTTCCATATCATACTTCAAAATTTGCAGTGACTGGATTTTCAACATCCCTTGCTTTTGAGGTCGCACCTTTTGGCATAAGAGTAACAAATGTTGCCCCCGGCCTATTCCGTACAAATTTTTATGATAAAGGACGATGGGAGATAGAACCTGACCTCCCAATTAATGACTATGATTCTTGTCGGTGGCAGACAGAATTTGTAGCCAATGCCCAGAAAAAAGAACAGCCTGGCAATCCTGATAAATTAGCGGAATTGTTAATTGAAGTTGCTTATTCAGAAAATCCTCCATTACATCTGGCAATTGGAGAGGATGCCCCGGCTGTCATTGATGCATACTGTGATAAACTGAAATCAGATACAGATATGTGGCGAGAAAAAGCGGTTAAAACAGGATTTTCAACAAATCCCAGTTAA
- a CDS encoding flavodoxin family protein → MKILVLEGSPHKKGSSNTLAEQFIKGAEEVGHNVKVLDVAHMNIHPCQGCDACGMRGSCVQNDDMQIVEQKMRSADMVAFVSPIYYFGMSAQLKLVIDRFYSFNSSISGKGLKTVLIAAAWDSNPKTLGYLKDHYLGICDYLGFEDCGMILGTGCGTASMTRGTAHMDAAYNLGKSI, encoded by the coding sequence ATGAAGATTTTGGTACTTGAGGGAAGCCCTCACAAAAAAGGTTCTTCCAATACCCTTGCAGAGCAATTTATCAAAGGCGCGGAAGAAGTCGGGCATAATGTAAAGGTGTTGGATGTGGCACATATGAATATTCATCCGTGTCAGGGGTGTGATGCCTGTGGTATGCGTGGGAGCTGTGTACAGAATGATGATATGCAGATTGTTGAGCAGAAAATGAGAAGTGCAGATATGGTGGCTTTTGTTTCCCCTATTTATTACTTTGGGATGTCAGCACAGCTGAAACTGGTAATTGACCGTTTTTACAGTTTCAACAGCAGTATTTCAGGAAAAGGTCTGAAAACAGTCCTTATTGCAGCAGCATGGGACAGCAATCCTAAGACATTGGGCTATTTAAAAGACCACTATTTGGGGATTTGCGATTATCTTGGCTTTGAGGATTGTGGCATGATTCTTGGAACGGGATGCGGAACCGCATCTATGACTCGTGGAACCGCACACATGGATGCAGCTTATAATCTTGGAAAATCTATCTGA
- a CDS encoding GNAT family N-acetyltransferase — protein sequence MEIRYITPADDKMTISRIYEESWKYAYKGIIPQDYLESLPEGRWVANLENSNWGTLVCVDSGRIVGTSSFCESRFNQFKGWGEIISIYLLPDYMGRGFGKALFHSVIDELKKMGYRNIFLWVLEKNLRARKFYEKEGFSMSDDYLDDNIGGKDVREIRYIYREE from the coding sequence GTGGAAATCCGGTATATTACGCCTGCTGATGACAAAATGACAATCAGCAGGATATATGAAGAAAGTTGGAAATATGCATATAAAGGCATAATACCACAGGATTATCTTGAGTCGCTTCCAGAAGGCCGTTGGGTTGCAAATTTAGAAAACTCAAATTGGGGTACGCTGGTTTGTGTTGATAGTGGACGGATTGTGGGCACAAGTAGTTTTTGTGAATCACGTTTTAATCAGTTTAAAGGGTGGGGAGAAATTATTTCTATTTACCTATTGCCGGACTATATGGGCAGAGGTTTTGGTAAAGCCCTTTTTCATTCGGTTATTGACGAGTTGAAAAAAATGGGTTATAGAAATATTTTTTTGTGGGTTCTTGAAAAAAACCTGAGAGCAAGAAAATTTTACGAAAAAGAAGGATTTTCAATGTCTGATGATTATTTAGATGATAACATTGGCGGAAAAGATGTGCGTGAAATCAGATATATTTACAGAGAAGAATAG
- a CDS encoding flavodoxin — protein sequence MKRFSLFWATMLMVLTLAGCGNAGNSTESENVDTTEKVNTEAESEEQNTEPAEAEGAEGTEKSETKILVAYFSATGTTKQIAEQIAEVTGADLFEIMPVDAYSSEDLDYGNDDCRANREQNDSTSRPEISNAIENIENYDTVFIGHPIWWGEEPRIIDTFLENYDFSGKTMIDFCTSGGSGISTSEGNLKELCSSDVNWLAANRFSSDTDVDTVRDWVQSLGIETKITNGGKDDGVF from the coding sequence ATGAAACGTTTTTCATTATTTTGGGCAACTATGCTAATGGTTTTAACGCTTGCAGGATGTGGAAATGCAGGAAATAGCACAGAGTCTGAGAATGTGGATACAACAGAAAAGGTAAATACAGAGGCAGAGTCAGAAGAACAAAACACAGAGCCTGCAGAAGCAGAAGGTGCTGAAGGTACAGAGAAATCTGAAACGAAGATACTGGTTGCTTATTTTTCAGCGACAGGTACTACAAAACAGATTGCGGAACAGATTGCAGAAGTTACGGGAGCAGACCTGTTTGAAATCATGCCGGTGGATGCTTACAGCAGTGAGGATTTAGATTACGGTAATGATGATTGCAGGGCAAATCGGGAACAGAATGACAGCACATCCAGGCCGGAGATTTCCAATGCTATTGAAAATATAGAGAATTATGATACGGTCTTTATTGGACATCCGATTTGGTGGGGCGAAGAACCTCGCATTATAGATACATTTCTTGAAAACTATGATTTTTCCGGTAAGACAATGATTGATTTTTGTACATCCGGAGGAAGCGGTATCAGTACAAGTGAAGGCAATTTAAAGGAACTGTGTTCCTCTGATGTGAATTGGCTTGCTGCTAACAGATTTTCAAGTGATACGGATGTTGATACTGTCCGGGATTGGGTTCAAAGCCTTGGAATAGAAACGAAAATAACGAATGGAGGAAAAGATGATGGAGTTTTTTGA
- a CDS encoding Dabb family protein: protein MVRHIFIATIKDGVSEEIVNQKMEEMRAMKDSVPEIESIMVGRSLGWVGAANTVTMVIDLKDRNAFDTLMASPAHIEVGNKAAEAFETDNFVISQIEY, encoded by the coding sequence ATGGTCAGACATATTTTTATAGCCACAATCAAAGATGGTGTTTCAGAGGAAATCGTAAATCAGAAAATGGAAGAAATGAGAGCCATGAAGGACAGCGTTCCGGAAATTGAGAGCATTATGGTAGGCAGAAGCCTCGGATGGGTGGGTGCCGCGAATACTGTAACAATGGTAATTGACCTGAAAGACAGAAATGCTTTCGATACACTTATGGCAAGTCCGGCTCATATAGAAGTTGGAAACAAGGCGGCAGAGGCGTTTGAAACGGATAACTTTGTGATTTCTCAGATTGAATATTAA
- a CDS encoding nitroreductase family protein, with translation MKQHQIVIDVNKCVGCGLCSKVCVAHNLEIKNKKAGKVMDSCIMCGQCSAVCPKEAIALEGFDDCQIEKTEDIRLDPDAVLHTIRFRRSVRNFKKTKIPQEVVDQILEAGRLTHTAKNMQDVSFVVLDKEKDRIEKMAVKVFKAIKPIADLFSPMARNNKINDSFFFFKAPVIIVILAKDKTNGILAAQNMEFVAEANGLGVLYSGFFTIAANISRKIRKEIGIPKGKKAAMTLVFGYPDVKYLRSTPHKGLEVRYM, from the coding sequence ATGAAACAACATCAGATAGTGATCGATGTGAATAAATGTGTCGGGTGCGGTTTGTGCAGCAAGGTTTGTGTAGCACATAATCTTGAGATAAAGAATAAAAAAGCAGGTAAAGTAATGGATAGCTGCATAATGTGTGGACAATGCTCGGCTGTCTGTCCGAAAGAGGCAATTGCATTAGAGGGATTTGATGACTGTCAAATTGAAAAAACAGAGGATATTCGCCTTGATCCAGACGCTGTTTTGCATACAATCCGATTTCGCAGGAGTGTCCGTAATTTTAAAAAGACAAAAATTCCACAAGAAGTAGTTGACCAAATTTTAGAAGCGGGCAGGCTTACTCATACTGCCAAAAATATGCAGGATGTTTCTTTTGTCGTACTTGATAAAGAAAAAGACCGAATTGAAAAAATGGCGGTCAAAGTGTTCAAAGCAATTAAGCCGATAGCAGATTTGTTCAGTCCGATGGCAAGGAATAATAAAATCAATGACAGCTTTTTCTTTTTCAAAGCCCCTGTGATAATCGTTATATTGGCAAAAGATAAAACAAACGGTATTCTTGCAGCACAAAATATGGAGTTTGTTGCGGAGGCAAATGGTTTGGGTGTCTTATACAGCGGCTTTTTCACAATAGCAGCAAATATTTCACGGAAAATCAGAAAAGAAATTGGTATTCCGAAAGGGAAAAAGGCGGCTATGACATTGGTGTTTGGCTATCCGGATGTGAAGTATCTGCGTTCAACACCCCATAAAGGCTTAGAGGTCAGATATATGTAG
- a CDS encoding iron chaperone, with protein MNVWQEVVEMWVCPKCGREFKNQNQSHYCGKAPMTIDQYIDAQSEESQPYLLEVRKAIHEAIPEAQERISWSMPTFWKGHNIIHFAANKKHIGIYAGEEAVIEFAEMLRLYKTSKGTIQIPYKQPLPLNLISKIAVWCYETGNRP; from the coding sequence ATGAATGTTTGGCAGGAGGTGGTTGAAATGTGGGTTTGCCCAAAATGCGGAAGAGAATTTAAAAACCAGAATCAGTCCCATTACTGTGGGAAAGCACCAATGACGATCGACCAATATATAGATGCACAGTCAGAGGAAAGTCAGCCATATCTGCTGGAAGTCCGAAAAGCGATACATGAAGCGATTCCCGAAGCACAGGAGCGTATTTCATGGAGTATGCCTACTTTTTGGAAAGGACATAACATCATTCATTTTGCCGCAAATAAAAAGCATATTGGTATATATGCAGGAGAAGAAGCAGTTATTGAATTTGCTGAAATGCTGAGATTATATAAAACAAGCAAAGGAACAATCCAAATTCCTTATAAGCAGCCTTTACCGCTGAATTTGATTTCGAAAATTGCTGTTTGGTGTTATGAAACAGGCAACCGCCCATAA
- a CDS encoding LysR family transcriptional regulator, which yields MDIRVLSYFLMAAREENITRAAQLLHVTQPTLSRQLMQLEEELGVKLFQRSNHSVYLTDEGMVFRRRAQELVNLAEKAQEELTQKEETLSGIIAIGCGEMRGVQEVAKLITGFQERYPLVKFELYSGNNEDIKERMEQGTLDMGLLLEPVSIVKYDFIRMKTKEQWGVLIHKDAPLASQDVIRPGDLVGTQVVTVHLNTPVHHELAGWSGDFAKQMESCVNYNLLYNAVIAARERKGAAICVKLDCHYDDMKFLPLEPKLELSSVLAWKDQQSYSKATTAFIKYVKDVYR from the coding sequence ATGGATATTCGTGTATTGTCATATTTTCTTATGGCTGCAAGGGAAGAGAATATAACCAGAGCCGCCCAACTTTTGCATGTCACCCAGCCAACGCTGTCACGGCAGCTCATGCAGCTGGAGGAAGAACTGGGAGTAAAGCTGTTCCAAAGGAGCAACCATAGTGTATATCTGACGGATGAAGGGATGGTTTTCCGTCGCAGGGCGCAGGAACTGGTTAATCTTGCTGAGAAGGCCCAGGAGGAACTGACTCAGAAGGAGGAAACCTTGTCCGGTATCATTGCAATCGGATGTGGGGAGATGCGTGGTGTGCAGGAGGTGGCGAAGCTGATTACCGGGTTCCAGGAGCGGTATCCCCTTGTGAAATTTGAATTGTACAGCGGAAATAACGAGGATATCAAAGAACGGATGGAGCAGGGAACTTTGGATATGGGGCTTCTTCTGGAGCCTGTGAGTATTGTGAAATACGATTTTATCCGTATGAAAACAAAAGAGCAGTGGGGCGTTCTGATTCATAAAGATGCACCGCTTGCATCCCAGGATGTGATACGTCCCGGTGATCTTGTAGGGACGCAGGTGGTAACGGTGCATCTGAATACCCCGGTGCATCATGAACTGGCAGGCTGGTCAGGGGATTTTGCAAAGCAGATGGAATCCTGCGTGAATTATAACCTGCTTTATAATGCGGTAATTGCAGCCAGGGAAAGGAAGGGTGCAGCCATCTGCGTAAAGCTGGACTGTCACTATGATGATATGAAGTTTCTTCCGTTGGAGCCGAAACTGGAATTAAGTTCGGTGCTTGCATGGAAAGATCAACAATCCTATTCAAAGGCAACAACTGCTTTTATAAAGTATGTCAAGGACGTATACCGATAG
- a CDS encoding dihydrofolate reductase family protein, which yields MRKIILFIAMSLDGYIADSNGGTEWLGGQIPGKNDMVSYEEFIRDVDTVIMGANTYRQLVTVLSPDEWIYPNLASYIITHFPEQSTDNIKFTMEEPSQLVMRLKGESGKNIWICGGADIVKQLVRADVIDQYFINVMPTILGGGIRLFDGLEKERKLKLIKTKSYNGITDLVYERRINAR from the coding sequence ATGCGAAAAATTATTTTATTTATTGCGATGAGCCTTGATGGATATATTGCAGATTCAAACGGAGGAACTGAATGGCTGGGAGGGCAGATACCTGGAAAAAATGATATGGTATCTTATGAAGAATTTATCCGCGATGTTGATACTGTCATCATGGGGGCGAACACATATCGTCAACTTGTAACCGTGCTGTCCCCCGATGAATGGATATATCCCAATCTTGCCAGCTATATCATTACCCATTTTCCTGAGCAGTCCACAGACAACATCAAGTTTACCATGGAAGAACCCTCTCAGTTGGTAATGCGGTTGAAAGGAGAATCAGGGAAGAATATCTGGATCTGTGGAGGAGCAGACATTGTAAAGCAGTTGGTACGGGCAGATGTGATAGATCAATATTTTATTAACGTTATGCCCACGATTTTAGGCGGCGGCATTCGACTTTTTGACGGACTAGAAAAAGAAAGAAAACTAAAATTAATCAAGACTAAAAGCTATAATGGGATTACAGATCTGGTATATGAACGAAGGATAAATGCCAGGTGA